A window from Fragaria vesca subsp. vesca linkage group LG5, FraVesHawaii_1.0, whole genome shotgun sequence encodes these proteins:
- the LOC101298903 gene encoding MATE efflux family protein DTX1-like — protein MVDDQEKKWIITFGRELKNEGVIAAPMVAVTVLQYLLQLVSIIMAGHLDQLSLSSVAIAISFTNVTGFSLLSGMAGGLETLCGQAFGAGQYEKLGTYTCTAMISLLLVCPPVCLLWIFMDKLLPLVGQDPLISLKARKYAMWLIPALFGAAILKPLTRYFQSQSLIFPMLLSSFAILLFHISASWALVYKLGIGSNGSAIAFSLSTWLYVVMLCSYALYSSAFKKTRITISEDSVLHVGEFFHLAISSAVMVCLKWWSCELLILLSGLLPNPKLETSVLSICLTISTLHFTVSYGFGAAASTRVSNELGAGNPQAARVAVQAAMFLSVTEALIVITTLFCCRYFLGRAFSSEKQVVDYVAVMTPLICLSVFMDSIQAVLSGVARGSGWQHLGAYVNLGAFYLVGLPVAMVLGFPLHLRGKGLWIGIVAGSAVQSTLFGCITYLSNWTKQAKLARERIFADSSSTDMEAK, from the exons ATGGTTGATGATCAAGAGAAGAAATGGATTATTACATTTGGGAGAGAGTTAAAGAATGAGGGTGTTATAGCTGCACCAATGGTGGCAGTGACGGTACTGCAATATCTTCTGCAACTAGTATCGATAATTATGGCCGGACATCTTGATCAGCTCTCGCTCTCCAGTGTTGCAATCGCCATTTCTTTCACTAATGTCACTGGTTTCAGCCTTCTT TCTGGAATGGCAGGTGGATTGGAAACCTTATGTGGGCAAGCATTTGGAGCAGGGCAATATGAAAAACTAGGGACATACACTTGTACTGCTATGATCTCCCTTCTCTTGGTTTGTCCACCAGTATGTCTCCTATGGATATTCATGGATAAATTGTTACCTTTAGTAGGTCAAGATCCCTTGATATCCCTTAAGGCACGCAAATATGCAATGTGGCTTATTCCTGCACTATTTGGTGCTGCAATTCTTAAACCGTTAACTCGCTACTTCCAGTCTCAGAGTCTCATTTTCCCTATGCTGCTATCCTCTTTCGCCATTCTTCTCTTCCATATATCCGCATCATGGGCTCTTGTGTATAAGTTGGGAATTGGAAGTAACGGTTCAGCGATAGCCTTCAGTTTATCCACTTGGTTATATGTGGTAATGCTGTGTTCCTATGCCTTGTATTCCTCTGCCTTCAAGAAAACCCGTATCACAATTTCAGAAGATTCTGTTCTTCATGTTGGAGAGTTCTTTCACCTGGCGATTTCATCTGCTGTAATGGTTTG TTTGAAATGGTGGTCTTGCGAGCTGCTTATTTTGCTGTCCGGGCTTCTACCAAATCCTAAACTAGAGACTTCAGTTCTTTCTATATG CCTTACAATATCTACCTTACACTTCACTGTATCATACGGATTTGGAGCTGCTGCAAG TACTCGGGTATCAAACGAATTAGGAGCTGGTAATCCACAAGCAGCGCGAGTAGCTGTTCAGGCTGCAATGTTTCTCTCGGTCACTGAGGCGCTTATTGTGATCACAACTCTCTTTTGCTGTCGATATTTTCTGGGACGTGCTTTCAGTAGCGAGAAGCAGGTAGTGGACTATGTTGCAGTTATGACACCTCTGATTTGCCTCTCAGTTTTTATGGATAGCATACAAGCAGTACTCTCAG GGGTAGCTAGAGGAAGTGGATGGCAGCATTTAGGGGCGTATGTCAATCTTGGGGCATTTTATTTGGTTGGACTTCCTGTGGCTATGGTGCTTGGGTTTCCTCTGCACTTAAGGGGGAAAGGCCTCTGGATTGGAATAGTGGCTGGCTCTGCTGTGCAATCAACTCTTTTCGGTTGCATCACTTATCTCTCAAATTGGACTAAACAG GCAAAGTTGGCAAGAGAGAGGATATTTGCAGATTCATCATCAACAGACATGGAAGCAAAATGA
- the LOC101299200 gene encoding ammonium transporter 3 member 1-like: MELPVGLQFDEASPEWFSKADNAWQLTAATLVGMQSVPGLIILYGSIVKKKWAVNSAFMALYAFAAVLVCWVGWGYQMSFGTELFSFLGRPNVALDEKYLFTQAFGGKLPNATMIYFQFVFAAITLILIAGALLGRMNFHAWMLFVPLWVTFSYPITAYSIWNPNGWLASKGLIDYSGGYVIHLASGVAGFTAAYWVGPRATVDKERFPPNNILLMLAGAGLLWMGWSGFNGGDPYNVSMDASLAVLNTHVCTATSLLTWLVLDIIFFGKPSVIGATQGMITGLVCITPAAGVVQGWAAIIMGMMSGSIPWYTMMILHKQIKLLKHVDDTMAVFHTHAVAGSLGGILTGFFSSPKLCRLFYLVDNWQHYIGLAYGIHDGRTMAGLKQMGIQLLGIVFVVVVNVVITSLICLLLRLIVPLRMTEDDLKIGDDAVHGEEAYALWGDGEKFNGSKHNSVYGMEDFAVPSKA; the protein is encoded by the exons ATGGAGCTCCCTGTGGGACTTCAGTTCGATGAGGCTAGCCCCGAATGGTTTAGTAAGGCCGACAACGCGTGGCAGCTCACGGCAGCTACGCTAGTGGGCATGCAGAGTGTTCCCGGCCTCATCATCTTGTATGGAAGCATAGTCAAGAAGAAGTGGGCTGTCAACTCGGCCTTCATGGCCTTGTATGCATTTGCAGCCGTCTTGGTTTGTTGGGTTGGTTGGGGCTACCAAATGTCCTTCGGCACCGAACTCTTCTCCTTTCTCGGACGACCTAACGTGGCCTTGGATGAGAAGTACCTATTTACACAAGCATTCGGCGGGAAACTGCCGAACGCCACCATGATCTATTTTCAGTTTGTGTTTGCTGCAATCACGTTGATTTTGATTGCCGGAGCGTTGTTGGGAAGGATGAACTTCCATGCATGGATGTTGTTCGTGCCGCTTTGGGTTACGTTTTCGTATCCGATAACTGCTTATAGTATTTGGAATCCAAATGGATGGTTGGCAAGCAAGGGTCTTATTGATTATTCTGGAGGTTATGTCATCCACCTCGCTTCAGGAGTTGCTGGTTTCACCGCAGCTTATTGG GTTGGACCTAGAGCAACTGTTGACAAGGAGAGGTTCCCTCCAAACAACATCTTGCTTATGCTGGCAGGAGCTGGATTACTTTGGATGGGATGGAGTGGATTTAACGGTGGAGATCCTTACAATGTGAGCATGGACGCATCTCTGGCTGTCCTAAACACCCATGTATGCACTGCCACTAGCTTGCTGACATGGCTCGTTCTTGACATTATTTTCTTTGGAAAGCCCTCTGTGATTGGAGCTACACAAGGCATGATTACTGGTTTAGTGTGTATAACTCCTGCTGCTG GAGTGGTGCAAGGTTGGGCAGCAATCATAATGGGAATGATGTCTGGAAGCATCCCATGGTATACAATGATGATCCTCCATAAGCAAATCAAGCTCCTGAAACATGTAGACGACACCATGGCTGTGTTCCACACCCACGCTGTGGCCGGAAGCCTAGGCGGTATCCTCACCGGCTTCTTTTCCAGTCCCAAATTGTGTCGTCTTTTCTATCTAGTGGATAATTGGCAACACTATATTGGCCTTGCCTATGGCATCCACGACGGCCGAACTATGGCAGGGCTGAAGCAAATGGGAATTCAACTGCTTGGAATTGTGTTTGTGGTTGTCGTAAACGTTGTCATAACCAGCTTAATCTGCTTGTTGCTAAGGCTCATCGTTCCACTCAGGATGACAGAAGACGACTTGAAAATAGGGGATGATGCAGTTCATGGGGAGGAAGCTTATGCATTGTGGGGAGATGGGGAAAAGTTTAATGGTTCTAAGCACAACTCAGTTTATGGCATGGAAGACTTTGCGGTGCCAAGTAAAGCTTAA
- the LOC101303910 gene encoding BRASSINOSTEROID INSENSITIVE 1-associated receptor kinase 1-like, whose translation MEFSATEARRILLVLGFLLQISKLSANVEGDALNALKSSLADPNNVLQSWDPTLVNPCTWFHVTCNSENSVTRVDLGNANLSGGLVTQLGVLTNLQYLELYSNNITGPIPDELGSLQNLVSLDLYLNSLDGDIPATLGSLEKLRFLRLNNNSLTGKIPVTLTKIASLQVLDLSNNNLTGDIPVNGSFSLFTPISFTNNPLLEPLPATPPPSVTPPPSSISGNSRTGAIAGGVAAGAALLFAAPAIALAWWRRRKPQDHFFDVPAEEDPEVHLGQLKRFSLRELQVATDTFSNRHILGRGGFGKVYKGRLADGSLVAVKRLKEERTQGGELQFQTEVEMISMAVHRNLLRLKGFCMTPTERLLVYPYMSNGSVASCLRERPESQPPLDWQKRKRIALGSARGLAYLHDHCDPKIIHRDVKAANILLDEEFEAVVGDFGLAKLMDYKDTHVTTAVRGTIGHIAPEYLSTGKSSEKTDVFGYGVMLLELITGQRAFDLARLANDDDVMLLDWVKGLLKDRRLEALVDADLQGNYIDEEVEQLIQVALLCTSGSPGERPKMSEVVRMLEGDGLAERWEEWQKEEMFRQDYNPIHHPSTNWIIDSTSHIPPDELSGPR comes from the exons ATGGAGTTCTCGGCGACCGAGGCTCGGCGGATTCTACTAGTCTTGGGGTTTCTTCTTCAAATTTCCAAGCTCTCCGCCAACGTCGAAG GTGACGCATTGAACGCTTTGAAGAGCAGCTTGGCTGATCCTAACAATGTGCTGCAGAGCTGGGATCCTACTCTCGTCAATCCCTGTACTTGGTTCCATGTCACCTGCAATAGCGAAAACAGCGTTACCAGGGT TGATCTTGGCAATGCTAATCTCTCCGGTGGCCTGGTGACACAGCTCGGCGTGCTTACTAATTTACAGTACTT GGAGCTGTATAGTAATAATATAACTGGACCTATTCCAGACGAGCTTGGCAGTTTGCAAAACTTGGTGAGCTTGGATCTTTACTTGAACAGTTTAGATGGTGACATTCCGGCCACACTTGGCAGCCTTGAAAAGCTGCGTTTCCT GCGTCTGAACAACAATTCCTTGACTGGGAAAATTCCCGTTACGCTGACTAAGATAGCATCATTGCAAGTCCT GGATCTTTCAAACAACAATCTGACTGGAGATATTCCGGTCAATGGTTCCTTTTCACTTTTTACTCCTATCAG TTTTACCAATAATCCCTTGCTAGAGCCTCTTCCAGCTACTCCACCTCCTTCTGTTACTCCCCCGCCAAGTTCTATTTCAG GTAATAGCCGTACCGGGGCTATTGCTGGAGGAGTTGCTGCTGGTGCTGCTTTGCTGTTTGCTGCACCTGCAATTGCACTTGCTTGGTGGCGACGAAGAAAACCACAGGACCATTTCTTTGATGTACCTG CTGAGGAGGACCCTGAAGTTCATTTGGGCCAGCTCAAAAGGTTTTCTTTACGGGAGCTACAAGTTGCAACAGATACCTTTAGCAATAGACATATTCTAGGTAGAGGTGGATTTGGTAAGGTTTATAAAGGGCGTTTAGCTGATGGTTCTCTGGTGGCTGTTAAAAGACTTAAAGAAGAGAGAACCCAAGGTGGGGAGCTACAGTTCCAAACAGAAGTAGAAATGATTAGCATGGCAGTGCACCGAAATCTGCTTCGTCTGAAAGGTTTTTGCATGACACCCACAGAAAGGCTGCTTGTATATCCATATATGTCTAATGGAAGTGTAGCATCTTGTTTAAGAG AGCGTCCGGAATCACAACCTCCACTTGATTGGCAAAAGAGGAAACGAATTGCATTGGGATCTGCTAGGGGCCTTGCATATTTGCATGATCACTGTGATCCGAAAATTATTCACCGTGATGTAAAAGCTGCAAACATTTTGTTGGACGAGGAATTTGAAGCAGTTGTTGGAGATTTTGGGTTAGCTAAACTCATGGATTACAAGGACACACATGTCACTACAGCTGTACGTGGTACGATTGGACATATAGCACCAGAGTATCTCTCAACTGGAAAGTCTTCAGAGAAAACTGACGTTTTTGGATATGGAGTCATGCTTCTTGAACTAATAACTGGACAGAGGGCTTTTGATCTTGCTCGGCTTGCAAATGACGATGATGTCATGTTACTTGATTGG GTAAAAGGTCTGTTGAAAGATCGAAGGTTAGAAGCACTTGTGGATGCTGATTTACAAGGTAATTATATTGACGAGGAGGTAGAGCAGCTGATCCAAGTTGCTCTACTCTGCACGTCAGGCTCCCCCGGAGAAAGGCCCAAGATGTCAGAGGTTGTTAGAATGCTTGAAGGTGATGGTTTAGCTGAAAGATGGGAGGAATGGCAAAAAGAGGAGATGTTCCGTCAAGACTACAACCCTATTCACCATCCAAGTACTAACTGGATCATCGACTCAACTTCTCATATTCCCCCTGACGAGTTATCAGGTCCCCGATGA
- the LOC101304193 gene encoding rae1-like protein At1g80670-like: protein MSTFMSASNPNPNKSFEVAQPPTDSVSSLSFSPKANLLVATSWDNQVRCWEIQQSGGNVASMPKAAISHDQPVLCSTWKDDGTTVFSGGCDKQVKMWPLMSGGNQAMTVAMHDAPIKEIAWIPEMSLLVTGSWDKTLKYWDTRQPNPVHTQQLPERCYALSVRHPLMVVGTADRNLIVYNLQNPQAEFKRIVSPLKYQTRCVAAFPDQQGFLVGSIEGRVGVHHLDEAQQSKNFTFKCHREGNEIYSVNSLNFHPVYHTFATAGSDGSFNFWDKDSKQRLKAMSRCSQPIPCSTFNNDGSIFAYSVCYDWSKGAENHNPATAKNYIYLHVPQESEVKSKPRISTGGRK, encoded by the exons ATGTCGACGTTCATGTCCGCTTCCAATCCAAATCCCAACAAATCCTTCGAG GTCGCTCAGCCCCCAACCGACTCCGTTTCCAGTCTCAGTTTCAGCCCCAAGGCCAACCTACTCGTCGCAACCTCTTGGGACAATCAG GTGCGGTGTTGGGAGATACAGCAGAGTGGAGGAAATGTTGCCAGTATGCCCAAGGCAGCCATTTCGCATGATCAGCCG GTTTTGTGCTCAACTTGGAAAGATGATGGGACAACCGTGTTCTCTGGGGGTTGTGATAAGCAAGTTAAGATGTGGCCTCTGATGTCTGGTGGCAACCAAGCAATGACTGTTGCAATGCATGATGCGCCCATTAAGGAGATTGCTTGGATCCCTGAGATGAGCCTCTTAGTGACAGGAAGCTGGGACAAGACCCTGAA GTATTGGGATACAAGGCAGCCAAATCCAGTGCATACCCAACAGCTCCCGGAGCGCTGCTATGCTTTATCAGTGCGACACCCTCTGATGGTGGTTGGAACTGCCGATCGAAATCTTATTGTTTATAACTTGCAGAATCCACAG GCTGAGTTCAAGAGAATCGTTTCACCCCTAAAGTATCAGACAAGGTGTGTTGCTGCATTTCCTGATCAGCAAGGATTCTTG GTTGGCTCTATTGAAGGGAGGGTTGGTGTACATCATCTGGATGAGGCACAGCAAAGTAAAAACTTTACCTTCAAGTGTCACAGAGAGGGCAACGAGATCTACTCAGTCAATTCACTGAACTTCCATCCT GTGTACCACACCTTTGCTACTGCTGGTTCTGATGGTTCTTTCAACTTTTGGGACAAGGACAGCAAACAGAGATTAAAG GCCATGTCAAGGTGCAGTCAACCAATACCTTGCAGTACCTTCAACAATGACGGTTCCATATTTGCATACTCG GTTTGCTATGATTGGAGCAAGGGCGCAGAAAATCATAACCCGGCTACAGCGAAGAACTACATTTACCTCCATGTTCCACAG GAATCTGAGGTCAAAAGCAAGCCACGAATCTCAACTGGTGGAAGAAAATGA